From Apium graveolens cultivar Ventura chromosome 9, ASM990537v1, whole genome shotgun sequence, the proteins below share one genomic window:
- the LOC141683637 gene encoding acireductone dioxygenase 1-like: MAIEAWFMEENEEDQRLPHHRSPKEFVSPDHLADIGVLHWHLNPKNYENDEQLQKIRQERGYNYMDLLDLCPAKVENYEQKLRNFYTEHIHGDEEIRYCLEGSGYFDVRDKDDRWIRIWIKPGDLIILPAGIYHRFTLDTTDYVKLMRLFLGEPVWTAHNRPQDNHPSRREYIKIFAEKVRVGTPLEAH, encoded by the exons ATGGCGATTGAG GCATGGTTTATGGAAGAAAATGAGGAGGATCAAAGGCTTCCTCACCATCGCAGCCCTAAAGAGTTTGTTTCTCCTGATCATTTAGCAG ATATTGGCGTTCTTCATTGGCATTTGAACCCAAAAAATTACGAAAACGATGAACAACTGCAGAAAATTAGACAAGAAAGGGGATACAATTACATG GATTTGCTGGATTTGTGCCCTGCGAAAGTGGAAAATTACGAGCAGAAGCTGAGGAATTTTTACACAGAGCATATCCATGGTGATGAAGAGATACGTTATTGTTTGGAAGGGAGTGGTTACTTTGATGTGCGGGACAAGGATGACCGATGGATTCGAATTTGGATAAAGCCGGGTGATCTCATTATCCTTCCTGCTGGCATTTACCACCGCTTTACTCTAGACACCACTGATTATGTTAAG CTTATGAGGTTATTTCTGGGAGAACCTGTATGGACTGCACATAATCGGCCACAAGATAATCATCCTTCTAGGAGGGAGTACATTAAAATTTTTGCTGAGAAGGTTCGAGTTGGAACCCCTCTTGAAGCTCACTGA